A region from the Aquimarina sp. ERC-38 genome encodes:
- the rimK gene encoding 30S ribosomal protein S6--L-glutamate ligase, translated as MNLKILSRNPHLYSTDALVKAALKRKHTVQVIDPLNCDIIIEKKKPCIHYRGNKLDHVDAVIPRIGASVTYYGTAVVRQFEMMNVFTTVRSQSLIESRDKLRSLQKLSKAGIGLPKTVFTNYSKDVSDVIAHVGGAPLVIKLLEGTQGLGVVLAETNTAAESVLEAFNGLQARVIVQEFIKEAKGADIRVLVVDGQVVGAMKRQGKKGDFRSNLHRGGTASIITLTDDEETAAIKAVKALKLGVAGVDMLQSDRGPLILEVNCSPGLEGIEKATGKDIAKTIIRYIERSV; from the coding sequence ATGAATCTTAAGATCCTTTCTAGAAACCCGCATTTATATTCTACGGATGCTTTGGTCAAAGCCGCACTAAAAAGAAAACACACCGTACAGGTAATAGATCCGCTCAATTGTGATATTATTATTGAAAAGAAAAAACCATGTATTCACTACCGTGGCAATAAATTGGATCATGTAGATGCTGTTATTCCCAGGATCGGAGCCTCCGTTACCTATTACGGTACCGCGGTTGTCCGTCAATTTGAGATGATGAATGTGTTTACTACCGTCAGATCTCAGTCGTTAATAGAGTCCAGGGATAAATTAAGAAGCCTTCAAAAATTATCCAAAGCTGGGATCGGATTGCCTAAAACGGTTTTTACCAATTATTCAAAAGATGTTTCTGATGTGATTGCTCACGTGGGGGGCGCTCCGCTAGTCATAAAACTACTGGAAGGTACTCAGGGGTTGGGTGTTGTTCTGGCTGAAACCAATACGGCGGCAGAATCCGTGTTGGAAGCATTTAACGGATTACAGGCTCGGGTCATTGTACAGGAATTTATAAAAGAAGCAAAAGGAGCCGATATACGAGTGTTAGTAGTAGACGGTCAGGTGGTAGGAGCCATGAAAAGACAAGGTAAAAAAGGAGATTTTCGGTCAAATCTACATAGAGGAGGCACTGCTTCTATCATTACACTCACAGACGATGAAGAAACAGCAGCCATAAAAGCAGTAAAAGCTTTAAAACTGGGAGTAGCAGGAGTAGATATGTTGCAAAGCGATCGAGGACCTTTAATCCTAGAGGTGAACTGTTCCCCGGGATTAGAAGGTATTGAAAAAGCTACAGGAAAGGATATCGCTAAAACAATCATTAGGTATATTGAAAGAAGTGTATAA
- a CDS encoding Txe/YoeB family addiction module toxin, which yields MKLVWSTSSWEDYLYCQKTNKSTIKRINQLIKSALRTPFEGIGKPEALKGDLQGYWSRRITSEHRLVYKFEENSLFIASCCYHC from the coding sequence ATGAAGTTAGTCTGGTCTACTTCTTCATGGGAAGATTATTTATACTGTCAGAAAACAAATAAAAGTACCATTAAAAGAATCAATCAACTCATTAAAAGTGCTTTAAGAACTCCTTTTGAAGGGATAGGGAAACCTGAAGCCTTAAAAGGTGATCTACAGGGGTACTGGTCAAGACGTATAACTTCTGAACATAGATTGGTGTATAAATTCGAAGAGAATTCGTTGTTTATAGCATCTTGTTGTTATCATTGTTGA
- the uvrC gene encoding excinuclease ABC subunit UvrC — protein MKTPSLDIQIKTLPSGPGVYQYYDKDDRLLYVGKAKNIKKRVTSYFTKKHDSRRISVMVKKIKTIKHINVETETDALLLENNLIKKHQPGFNVMLRDDKTYPWICIKNERFPRVFPTRRVIQDGSEYFGPYTSFKTVNTLLDLIKGLYQLRTCNYDLSEEKIQAGRYKICLEYHLQNCKGPCEAKQSEKEYHENVEAIRQIIKGNFKDSLQHFKVKMAEHAEAMEFEEAQRIKDKMQVLQKYQAKSTIVNPKISNVDVFSIISDESFGYVNFLQLSYGSIIRSHTTEIKKKLEESDRELLELSIVELRQRYHSNSKEIYVPFSVEVGEDIKVTVPKLGDKRKILDLSIRNAKYYRMERFKQIKIIDPDRHVKRLMEQMKTDLRLPEAPTHIECFDNSNIQGTNPVAACVVFKNGKPSKKDYRKFNIKTVTGPNDFASMEEVVYRRYKRLLEEEEPLPQLVIVDGGKGQLSSGLKALEALGLRGKITIIGIAKRLEELFYPGDSIPLYLDKKSETLKVIQQLRNEAHRFGITFHRQKRSKAALETELDNIPGIGEKTVVELLKHFRSVKRVKEASKKELAEVVGNARATKIHNFYHTSKA, from the coding sequence ATGAAAACACCCTCACTTGACATTCAAATAAAAACCTTGCCCTCCGGTCCGGGAGTATATCAATATTATGATAAAGACGACCGGCTGCTCTATGTAGGAAAGGCTAAAAATATTAAAAAGAGAGTAACCTCGTATTTTACTAAAAAACACGATAGCCGTAGAATTAGTGTAATGGTTAAAAAAATCAAAACCATTAAACATATTAATGTAGAAACGGAAACGGATGCTTTGTTATTAGAAAACAACCTGATTAAAAAGCATCAACCTGGCTTTAATGTAATGTTACGCGATGATAAAACCTATCCCTGGATATGTATTAAAAACGAACGTTTTCCGAGAGTATTCCCTACGCGTCGGGTAATTCAGGATGGTTCTGAATACTTTGGTCCGTATACCAGTTTTAAAACGGTCAATACATTATTAGATTTAATCAAAGGCTTATACCAGTTAAGAACCTGTAACTACGACCTTTCTGAAGAAAAAATACAGGCAGGACGGTACAAAATATGTTTAGAATATCATTTACAAAATTGCAAAGGCCCTTGTGAAGCCAAACAGTCCGAAAAGGAATACCATGAAAACGTGGAAGCCATTCGACAAATTATTAAAGGAAATTTTAAGGATTCGCTACAACACTTTAAAGTAAAAATGGCAGAACATGCGGAAGCTATGGAATTTGAAGAAGCGCAACGCATTAAAGATAAAATGCAGGTATTACAAAAATACCAGGCAAAATCTACTATTGTTAACCCAAAAATCAGTAATGTAGATGTGTTTTCTATAATTTCCGATGAGTCTTTTGGTTATGTAAATTTTTTACAATTATCCTACGGGTCCATCATCCGGTCGCATACTACTGAGATAAAAAAGAAATTGGAAGAAAGTGACCGGGAATTGTTAGAATTGTCCATTGTTGAACTACGACAGCGATACCATTCTAATTCTAAAGAAATTTATGTGCCTTTTTCGGTGGAAGTAGGAGAAGATATAAAAGTAACCGTTCCTAAACTAGGGGATAAACGAAAAATTCTAGATTTATCTATTAGAAATGCGAAGTACTACCGTATGGAACGCTTTAAACAAATTAAAATCATTGATCCTGACCGGCATGTTAAAAGGTTAATGGAACAAATGAAGACTGATTTGCGCTTACCCGAAGCACCTACACATATCGAATGTTTTGATAATTCTAATATTCAGGGAACTAATCCGGTAGCCGCTTGTGTGGTTTTTAAAAACGGAAAGCCTAGTAAAAAAGATTATCGAAAATTTAATATTAAAACTGTAACCGGACCTAATGACTTTGCTTCTATGGAAGAAGTTGTTTACCGAAGGTATAAACGATTGCTAGAAGAAGAAGAACCCCTACCCCAACTTGTAATTGTAGATGGAGGTAAAGGTCAGCTTTCTTCTGGTTTAAAAGCCCTGGAAGCTTTAGGCTTACGTGGAAAAATTACAATTATTGGAATTGCCAAACGCTTAGAAGAACTATTTTATCCGGGTGATTCCATACCTTTATATCTAGATAAAAAATCAGAAACGCTAAAAGTCATACAACAATTACGTAACGAAGCTCATAGATTTGGAATTACCTTTCATCGCCAAAAAAGAAGTAAAGCAGCCCTGGAAACCGAACTTGATAATATTCCTGGTATTGGTGAAAAAACAGTAGTCGAACTATTAAAACATTTTAGGTCGGTCAAAAGGGTTAAAGAAGCTTCAAAAAAAGAATTAGCCGAAGTTGTTGGGAATGCTCGCGCAACCAAAATTCATAATTTTTATCATACTAGTAAAGCATAA
- a CDS encoding patatin-like phospholipase family protein, which translates to MSLQKRHLFVFLVTTVFFSIFSVAQKSTNVHKAKNTDVKVGLVLSGGGAKGFAHIGALKAIEEAGVRIDFIGGTSMGAIIGALYASGYTASQLDSIFTRVDFNRLIQDELPRSVKTLYEKEDAEKYALTLPFNGFKVGLPQGLSKGQNFFNEFSKYTSHVKNINDFNKLPIPFFCMATNITNGQAVLLDKGYLPEAVAASAALPSIFNPVVVDGQLLTDGGVTNNFPVVETIAKGAEVIIGVDVQDSLLNTKQLTSVTDIMLQISNFKTIKAMRNKRPLTDVYINPSIEEFSLLSFDKTKKIIECGEKAAKEVFANLQEIAAKQKVNRKETVIPPFKDSIRINSIRIEGNDTYTRAYIKGKLKLRDPKVITYDQLYEGVNNLSATGNFDRVSHRIIQNAWGNELVINVKETVNTMFLRFALHYDDLYQTAGLANYTKKRVFFNNDVISADVILGDNIRYDLAYYIDKGYYWSIGLRHTFDRFERNLSFENLKNSFEELPDVDVNSINMDFLNLESQFYIETLWRQDFSFGIGAKHRYFRLQSETIGRDENQLPRRIFNNDNYGALFSYVTFDNVDNKYFPSSGISYHGNLDYFVITSEEELITEPFAMLTNNFEYTISPFDNFAFTTAFRMGARFGNSDNTSFNYFLGGFGAKNSWNTSPFYGYDFLELNGDSFATLAVSFDYNFFRKNHVNISANYANVGRQLFRNGNWLTSPDFSGYALGYGLETFAGPIQIKYSYSPEVKQSEWFFSLGFWF; encoded by the coding sequence ATGAGTTTACAAAAAAGACATTTGTTCGTATTTTTAGTAACAACAGTCTTTTTTAGTATTTTCAGTGTCGCTCAGAAAAGTACGAATGTACATAAGGCAAAGAACACAGATGTAAAAGTAGGATTGGTCTTAAGTGGAGGCGGTGCTAAAGGTTTTGCTCATATTGGCGCTTTAAAAGCAATTGAAGAAGCCGGGGTACGTATTGATTTTATCGGGGGTACCAGTATGGGGGCTATCATAGGCGCTTTGTACGCATCTGGGTATACAGCATCTCAGTTAGACTCTATTTTTACCAGGGTGGATTTTAATCGTTTGATACAAGACGAATTACCACGCAGTGTAAAGACTTTATACGAAAAGGAAGATGCTGAAAAATACGCCTTAACCCTGCCCTTCAACGGGTTTAAAGTTGGATTACCTCAAGGCTTATCTAAAGGACAAAATTTTTTTAATGAATTTTCAAAATATACTTCGCATGTAAAAAATATCAATGATTTTAATAAGTTACCCATCCCTTTTTTCTGTATGGCTACTAATATTACCAATGGTCAGGCTGTTCTTTTAGACAAAGGATACCTTCCGGAAGCGGTTGCTGCAAGTGCCGCTTTACCTTCTATCTTTAATCCGGTGGTGGTAGATGGACAATTATTAACAGATGGTGGGGTAACTAATAATTTTCCGGTAGTAGAAACCATTGCGAAAGGAGCTGAGGTAATTATTGGAGTTGATGTACAGGATAGTTTGTTAAACACAAAACAACTTACATCCGTTACGGATATTATGTTACAAATCAGTAATTTTAAGACCATTAAAGCAATGCGGAATAAACGTCCGTTAACCGATGTTTATATCAATCCTTCTATTGAAGAGTTCTCCTTATTATCTTTTGATAAAACTAAAAAAATTATAGAATGTGGAGAAAAAGCAGCAAAGGAAGTTTTTGCAAATCTTCAAGAAATAGCAGCCAAACAAAAGGTAAATAGGAAAGAAACAGTTATCCCCCCGTTTAAAGATTCTATTAGGATCAATAGTATTAGAATTGAAGGAAACGACACCTATACCCGGGCGTATATCAAAGGAAAATTAAAATTACGAGATCCTAAAGTAATTACGTACGATCAGCTATATGAAGGAGTTAATAATTTATCCGCAACAGGTAATTTTGATCGGGTCAGTCATCGTATTATCCAAAATGCTTGGGGAAACGAATTAGTTATTAATGTAAAAGAAACTGTAAATACAATGTTTTTACGGTTTGCCCTGCACTATGATGACCTTTATCAAACTGCTGGTCTGGCTAATTATACCAAAAAACGGGTATTCTTTAATAATGATGTGATCTCGGCAGATGTTATATTAGGGGATAATATTCGATATGACCTTGCTTATTATATTGATAAAGGATACTATTGGAGTATTGGTTTACGACATACGTTCGATCGTTTTGAACGAAACCTTAGTTTCGAAAATTTAAAAAATAGTTTTGAAGAACTTCCGGATGTCGACGTAAATTCTATAAATATGGACTTTTTAAATTTGGAATCCCAATTTTATATAGAAACGCTTTGGCGTCAGGATTTTTCGTTTGGAATTGGGGCAAAACACCGGTATTTTCGGCTACAATCCGAAACTATAGGAAGAGATGAAAATCAACTGCCTCGGAGAATTTTTAATAACGATAACTACGGAGCGCTATTTTCTTATGTTACTTTTGACAATGTAGACAATAAATATTTTCCGTCAAGCGGAATTTCATACCATGGCAACCTGGATTATTTTGTCATAACTTCTGAAGAAGAACTAATTACCGAACCCTTTGCCATGTTAACCAATAATTTTGAATATACTATTTCACCCTTTGACAATTTTGCTTTTACCACCGCTTTTCGAATGGGGGCTCGATTTGGAAACTCTGACAACACCAGTTTTAATTATTTTCTGGGGGGTTTTGGGGCTAAAAACAGTTGGAATACTTCACCTTTTTACGGATATGATTTTTTGGAACTGAATGGAGACAGTTTTGCTACTTTAGCTGTATCTTTTGATTACAACTTCTTTAGGAAAAACCATGTAAATATTTCCGCAAATTATGCCAATGTGGGACGACAGTTATTTCGAAATGGTAATTGGTTAACTTCTCCCGACTTTTCAGGATATGCTTTAGGCTACGGACTGGAAACCTTTGCTGGCCCTATCCAAATCAAATATTCCTATAGCCCGGAAGTAAAGCAAAGTGAATGGTTTTTTAGTTTGGGGTTTTGGTTTTAA
- a CDS encoding ATP-dependent zinc protease: MELKKKKIIGRTDRIDFPVLELHGIDAKIDTGAYTSSIHCKDIVEVDQQLNCSFLDPTHPEYNGKKFTFYNYDITAVKSSNGTVEIRYAVRTKVSLFNKTYNITMTLSSRDDMRFPVLIGRKFLNGKFLVDPQLQNLSFNGEGS, encoded by the coding sequence TTGGAACTAAAAAAAAAGAAAATAATAGGTAGAACCGACCGGATTGATTTTCCGGTACTGGAGTTACATGGTATTGATGCTAAAATAGATACTGGTGCGTATACCTCTTCCATTCATTGTAAAGATATTGTTGAAGTAGATCAGCAACTTAATTGTAGTTTCTTAGACCCGACCCACCCAGAATATAATGGTAAAAAATTTACTTTTTACAACTATGATATTACAGCAGTAAAGAGTAGTAACGGTACGGTAGAAATTCGTTATGCCGTACGGACTAAAGTTTCTCTATTTAATAAAACTTACAATATCACCATGACCTTATCGTCAAGAGATGATATGCGATTTCCAGTACTGATCGGAAGAAAATTTTTGAATGGTAAATTTCTGGTTGATCCTCAATTACAGAATCTTTCTTTTAATGGCGAAGGATCATGA
- a CDS encoding type II toxin-antitoxin system Phd/YefM family antitoxin translates to MLLDKVVDDVSDIVIKRKGGKDLVLISLEEYNSLKETNYLLTGKNRDVLLDSIKELENGNGITKNISDF, encoded by the coding sequence ATGCTCTTAGATAAAGTGGTTGATGACGTAAGTGACATCGTTATTAAAAGAAAAGGAGGAAAAGACCTGGTCTTGATTTCTTTAGAAGAATATAATTCATTAAAAGAGACCAATTATTTACTTACCGGAAAGAACAGGGACGTTTTGTTAGATTCAATTAAAGAATTAGAAAATGGTAATGGGATTACAAAGAATATAAGTGATTTTTAA
- a CDS encoding 5-formyltetrahydrofolate cyclo-ligase, whose protein sequence is MKTKQEIRKYYKQKRAALSEENIAELSIAIANQLLNLPIWEFSYFHTFLTIEKQNEVDTSYLLHILQGKDKNILVSSSNFRDMSMSHYLLTDHTKLKVNTYGIPEPVDAIEVAVERIEVVFVPLLACDLHGNRIGYGKGFYDRFLSTCKTDVIKVGLSFFEPLDKIAEISTHDQKINYLVTPYKIYHLL, encoded by the coding sequence ATGAAAACTAAACAGGAAATTCGAAAGTATTATAAGCAGAAAAGGGCTGCATTGTCTGAAGAAAACATAGCAGAGTTAAGTATAGCTATAGCTAATCAATTATTGAATCTACCGATCTGGGAATTTTCATATTTTCATACTTTCTTAACGATTGAAAAGCAAAATGAAGTGGATACGTCCTATTTACTTCATATTTTACAAGGAAAAGATAAGAATATCCTGGTTTCTTCTTCTAATTTTAGAGATATGAGCATGTCTCACTATTTATTGACGGATCATACGAAGTTAAAGGTAAATACCTACGGAATACCCGAACCTGTAGATGCTATTGAAGTAGCAGTCGAACGTATTGAAGTAGTTTTTGTTCCTTTACTAGCTTGTGACCTTCATGGTAACCGAATCGGATATGGAAAAGGCTTTTATGATCGATTTCTATCCACCTGTAAAACTGATGTTATTAAGGTAGGATTATCGTTCTTTGAACCCCTTGATAAAATAGCGGAGATTTCTACTCATGACCAAAAAATTAACTATCTGGTCACACCTTATAAGATATACCACTTACTTTAA
- a CDS encoding IS5 family transposase — MQSKYNRLTTQQWEYMELFLPKKTRGHYKLRDIVDAILWQLRTGTQWRNLPDSFPKWQSVYYYFRKWQKDGTQERLNIELNKMERNRQGKEPTPSLLSIDSQSIKSGPFTSMSKGVDGNKKVNGRKRHVITDTLGLVWGVVVGAANEADGVVANKVVEPLLGYLDRMEKIVADHAYKTIFKRWAEENVIGLEVKISSTPPSTKGFVPLKWRWVTERTFGIFNFFRRLDKDYEKTKESQESWVLWQNCQIILNRIR; from the coding sequence ATGCAATCTAAATATAACAGATTAACTACCCAGCAATGGGAATATATGGAATTATTTTTACCTAAGAAAACCCGGGGGCATTATAAACTACGGGATATTGTAGACGCTATTTTATGGCAACTCCGTACAGGTACTCAGTGGCGTAACCTCCCGGATAGTTTTCCAAAATGGCAAAGTGTATACTATTACTTTCGCAAATGGCAAAAAGATGGGACACAAGAGAGATTAAATATTGAGCTTAACAAAATGGAGCGGAACCGACAAGGGAAAGAACCAACACCTAGCTTGTTATCCATTGATAGTCAATCCATAAAGTCCGGTCCTTTTACAAGTATGTCAAAAGGGGTTGACGGTAATAAAAAGGTAAATGGCCGTAAACGTCACGTAATTACTGATACGTTAGGTTTAGTTTGGGGGGTTGTTGTAGGGGCTGCCAATGAAGCTGATGGGGTAGTAGCCAACAAAGTTGTGGAACCTTTATTAGGGTACCTGGATAGGATGGAAAAAATAGTAGCTGATCATGCCTACAAAACAATATTTAAGAGGTGGGCTGAAGAAAATGTAATTGGACTTGAGGTAAAGATATCATCAACTCCCCCATCCACAAAAGGTTTTGTTCCCTTGAAGTGGAGATGGGTAACTGAAAGGACTTTCGGTATCTTCAACTTCTTCAGAAGACTCGATAAAGACTATGAAAAAACGAAGGAAAGTCAAGAATCTTGGGTATTATGGCAGAATTGTCAAATCATTCTCAATAGAATAAGGTAA
- a CDS encoding succinylglutamate desuccinylase/aspartoacylase family protein, whose translation MVNSEKSSDILEILGEQVPLGVSKTINFNIANLYTSTKVEIPIIIERSKEPGPVVLITAGIHGDEVNGVEVVRQVISKKVNKPYKGTIICIPVLNVFGFLTMNRYFPDGRDLNRVFPGSKNGSLASRFAYQFTNEILPHADYCLDFHTGGGSRFNAPQIRVASDNKTGLELATVFKAPFTLLSKNLEGSYRATCAKKNIPILLFEGGKSQNNNKEVAIEGLHGVIRILDYLGMLQPEFSLHISENINILITKSTWIRAKFSGLLHIKVASGAKVLKGDRLATITDPYGKMRHVMKAQNEGYIINVNEAPIVYKGDAIFHISTALGDEN comes from the coding sequence ATGGTAAATTCAGAAAAATCATCAGATATTTTAGAAATTTTAGGAGAGCAAGTACCTCTGGGAGTCAGTAAAACCATCAATTTTAATATTGCTAATTTATATACTTCAACTAAAGTTGAAATACCTATAATTATTGAGCGTTCAAAAGAACCTGGTCCTGTTGTATTAATAACTGCGGGTATACATGGCGATGAAGTAAATGGGGTTGAGGTCGTACGTCAGGTTATTTCTAAAAAGGTGAATAAACCTTATAAAGGGACTATTATCTGTATCCCCGTATTAAACGTATTTGGATTTTTAACCATGAACCGGTATTTTCCGGACGGGCGTGATCTTAACCGGGTATTTCCCGGGAGTAAGAACGGATCTCTTGCCAGTCGGTTTGCCTATCAGTTTACTAATGAAATTTTACCTCATGCAGATTACTGCCTGGATTTTCATACTGGTGGCGGAAGCCGTTTTAACGCCCCTCAAATAAGAGTTGCCTCTGATAATAAAACAGGTTTGGAATTGGCAACTGTTTTCAAAGCACCCTTTACGTTACTTTCAAAAAATTTGGAAGGTTCCTACCGAGCCACCTGTGCCAAGAAGAATATTCCGATTTTACTATTTGAAGGAGGAAAATCTCAAAATAATAACAAAGAAGTAGCTATAGAAGGGTTGCATGGAGTTATACGTATACTTGATTATTTGGGAATGTTACAACCTGAATTTTCTCTTCACATTTCAGAAAATATAAATATACTAATTACAAAAAGTACCTGGATTAGGGCAAAATTTAGTGGGTTATTACATATCAAAGTAGCATCAGGAGCCAAAGTTTTAAAAGGCGATAGATTAGCTACTATCACCGACCCTTATGGTAAAATGCGCCATGTTATGAAAGCACAAAATGAAGGGTATATCATTAATGTAAACGAAGCGCCTATTGTGTATAAAGGGGATGCTATCTTTCATATATCAACTGCGCTCGGAGATGAAAACTAA
- a CDS encoding carboxypeptidase-like regulatory domain-containing protein, which produces MLTLKSNAQDVVLVKGIVSSNSKPLPDVHIKVKSKKSGTTSNKKGKFSLIANLGDTIHFSHVSMTPQNRIVIEKNAFWNIKMIPSLNILNEEVVINAKSYKKEKLPFNKPQKIRTSRGIMDLRSTGVAVDYVKGEELNLAAPTIGTIPELVSALFAKTTNYQLAPDGSGVVLRSTGSINLSQNAIWDVDDMIYTGFPPPINLTDIKDLFVLKGLAATNSYGTLGAGGVIVVKTSSNENRIIDSRNISKKNNLANIFAKNKVIITENDLIIDKTQFNKLASELEDNISKLRELAYKYQAVGYQFFALQLFRKVMSLTPKDPQAYHDVAQVLWSMNKPVVAWKTYLTLLEQMDYKLPENWKEFLYDEMKNLYTSANLKEKIKDIFNLTTFKEEENGVTRIVFSWIDPVLKFDLQVVNPKGQSYTVNIGSENFSKQKTNEVFLIDNSVKGTWTFIAKPFCNTNNSLFLKSIIQKNWSSAKYPKQKQIQLFDFNDDCKVGNYKLFQIKNG; this is translated from the coding sequence TTGTTGACTTTAAAATCAAATGCACAAGACGTTGTTCTGGTAAAGGGAATAGTGAGTTCCAATAGTAAGCCTTTACCAGATGTACATATTAAAGTCAAATCAAAAAAATCAGGTACAACCTCTAATAAAAAGGGGAAATTTTCTTTAATCGCTAATTTAGGAGACACTATACACTTTTCTCATGTAAGCATGACTCCACAAAATCGAATTGTCATTGAAAAAAATGCATTTTGGAATATAAAGATGATCCCCTCTCTAAATATTTTAAATGAGGAAGTAGTCATTAATGCTAAAAGTTATAAAAAAGAGAAGCTACCTTTTAATAAACCACAAAAAATAAGAACTTCTCGCGGTATTATGGATTTAAGAAGTACCGGGGTTGCCGTAGATTATGTAAAAGGTGAAGAATTAAATTTAGCTGCCCCTACGATAGGAACAATTCCGGAACTGGTGTCAGCTCTTTTTGCAAAAACAACAAACTATCAGTTAGCACCCGATGGTTCAGGAGTAGTATTACGGTCTACAGGTTCCATTAATTTGTCGCAAAACGCTATTTGGGATGTGGATGATATGATTTATACCGGATTTCCGCCTCCAATCAATTTAACGGATATTAAAGATCTTTTTGTTTTAAAAGGTCTTGCAGCGACTAATAGCTACGGAACTTTGGGAGCAGGTGGAGTTATTGTGGTAAAAACTTCTTCTAATGAAAATAGGATTATTGATAGCAGAAATATTTCCAAAAAAAACAATTTGGCAAATATATTTGCGAAAAATAAAGTAATTATTACTGAAAATGATTTAATAATAGATAAAACTCAATTCAATAAACTAGCTTCAGAGTTGGAAGATAATATTTCAAAGCTACGTGAATTGGCATATAAGTATCAAGCTGTTGGGTACCAGTTTTTTGCACTACAACTTTTTAGAAAGGTGATGTCCCTAACCCCCAAAGACCCTCAAGCTTATCATGATGTAGCGCAAGTCCTTTGGTCTATGAATAAGCCAGTAGTTGCCTGGAAAACTTATCTTACATTATTAGAACAAATGGATTACAAACTTCCTGAAAATTGGAAAGAATTTTTATATGATGAAATGAAAAATTTATATACTTCCGCCAATTTAAAAGAAAAGATTAAAGATATTTTTAATCTTACCACTTTTAAAGAAGAAGAAAATGGAGTAACTCGAATTGTTTTTTCATGGATAGATCCGGTTTTAAAATTTGATTTACAAGTTGTTAACCCTAAAGGACAGTCTTACACAGTCAATATTGGAAGTGAAAATTTTAGTAAACAAAAAACAAACGAAGTATTTCTTATTGACAATTCAGTTAAAGGAACCTGGACTTTTATTGCTAAACCATTTTGTAATACCAATAATTCGTTATTTCTAAAATCAATAATACAGAAAAATTGGAGTAGTGCTAAATATCCTAAACAAAAACAAATTCAATTATTTGATTTTAATGATGACTGTAAAGTAGGTAATTACAAACTTTTTCAAATTAAAAATGGATAA
- a CDS encoding response regulator, with amino-acid sequence MSQQFEHICIIDDDSIYTNLVSKIIKLNKIANHILIFRNGKEALDYLVDSIETKADTIVIPQVILLDLNMPIMDGWEFLDEFEKIKNRLSKKVSVYVVSSSINKLDIDRAKANHIVQDYLSKPLQSTDFRKILN; translated from the coding sequence ATGTCTCAACAATTCGAACATATTTGTATCATTGATGATGACAGTATCTATACCAATTTGGTGAGTAAGATCATCAAATTGAATAAAATCGCAAACCATATTTTAATCTTTAGAAATGGTAAAGAAGCCTTAGATTACCTAGTAGATTCAATAGAAACAAAGGCTGATACTATTGTAATTCCGCAAGTAATTTTGTTAGATTTAAATATGCCAATTATGGACGGATGGGAATTTCTAGATGAGTTTGAAAAGATAAAAAACCGGTTAAGTAAGAAAGTTAGCGTATACGTAGTCAGTTCTTCAATTAACAAATTAGATATCGACCGGGCAAAAGCTAATCATATAGTGCAAGACTATTTAAGTAAACCTTTACAATCTACTGATTTTAGAAAAATCCTAAATTAA